One Pomacea canaliculata isolate SZHN2017 linkage group LG9, ASM307304v1, whole genome shotgun sequence DNA segment encodes these proteins:
- the LOC112572352 gene encoding kelch-like protein 2 isoform X1, whose translation MPCVHCQGGRSSYRADKPRRRRSESTPERLLLSLHCGHNVSGRCDSNRSGHQRRFTEACDQSWSARPAPSCSCQTMACNKSWKHTAVREGSLCKTAASTVSGRLPEGEELCCSHCRSGQRICHKQGDEGQCGAKPQSLCECGDSFAGSVANKAILFEESSKQNHESCDKDKGEAMQAMTSEALPKQNKGVATNTSSSKQDQSENNAKNATFEDRAVKNSEECSHCRDEMSVGWKNRNENRRQMSCPCENFDSLVANAEEPKSTSHRHCRMIAYVTRLSKEHDHFSTDGGIRTQTRGKSRKMNPAPSCVVQPRCGANSQTSLENDDGDEDDVDDDEEEDSDEDDGSADEMRARSSQHGATLTANLYDLWRERRMCDVALRAEDEEVLAHKLALAAFSSTFAHRYCEVKGSDGKLLHIDVPGTTAAGLKELLRFVYTGEIRITFDNIGPVLAAASCLYIDDVVTVCKQVNNMLMQPAVDNVIYFHHLVEKYHLIDNLNYFDDFICKNFQQVYRTGGWPNATYGHVLDLLSDDNLNVDRELDVFYAALAWIDGDRSHRLSYAADLIGCVRFAYITPEEIAKHVETKQFLFQGDDGKELLLCIYRHHALQTCACKDGKHVKTLPRRKYRLVSHVAKLAASPPETPTQRRHSHSLPLVPSRSEVILAAGGVNPFQPEMEVQARLVEQYNPRNNHWTTLTKLPDGRHHHSMVVLGGCLYVIGGSVLDELNPGHLCNPTGSCYRYQYGNDQWSAIAPLLTARMYHATAVLGDRIFAIAGQTHHSRRLSSVEFYRADLDEWEAGPDLEEARIGVAVAAYMGMLFAAGGFLETDNEQLVRDTVEVYDNKTRRWTRRNPLPRPRCHAGLVVCIGKLYLIGGSTFPGDSPNVLSLASVLRYDEVNDRWEKIQTLRMPRHDMGVAVLGTRIFVVGGVSSTDSKVLSDVECLDVEGNFWLKDIEALGNPALGLSCVTVPGDE comes from the exons ATGCCCTGCGTCCATTGCCAGGGCGGAAGGAGCAGTTACCGCGCGGACAAACCTCGACGACGACGGTCAGAATCTACTCCCGAGAGATTGCTACTGAGCCTGCACTGCGGTCACAATGTCTCAGGGAGATGCGACAGTAACAGAAGCGGTCACCAGCGGCGGTTCACCGAGGCTTGTGATCAAAGCTGGTCAGCTCGGCCTGCTCCATCGTGCAGCTGCCAGACAATGGCGTGCAACAAGTCATGGAAGCACACGGCAGTTCGTGAGGGATCCTTATGCAAGACAGCTGCTTCGACTGTGTCTGGCAGGCTTCCTGAAGGCGAAGAGCTGTGCTGCAGCCATTGCAGGAGCGGGCAGAGGATTTGTCACAAGCAGGGAGACGAGGGGCAGTGCGGTGCCAAGCCCCAGTCCTTGTGCGAATGCGGTGACAGTTTTGCTGGATCAGTCGCCAACAAAGCTATTCTTTTTGAGGAAAGTTCAAAGCAAAACCATGAAAGTTGCGATAAAGACAAAGGCGAGGCCATGCAGGCAATGACTTCTGAAGCACTCCCAAAACAGAACAAAGGGGTTGCGACAAACACTTCCAGCAGCAAACAAGATCAGTCTGAGAACAACGCCAAGAACGCGACTTTTGAAGACAGGGCCGTGAAGAATAGCGAAGAATGCAGCCACTGTAGGGATGAAATGTCTGTTGGCTGGAAAAATAGAAACGAAAACCGCCGTCAAATGAGTTGCCCATGCGAGAACTTTGATTCGCTGGTTGCAAATGCTGAAGAGCCGAAGTCAACTTCACATCGACATTGCAGAATGATTGCCTACGTCACCAGATTGAGCAAGGAACACGACCATTTTAGCACGGACGGCGGCATCCGCACTCAGACCAGAGGAAAATCGCGGAAGATGAACCCGGCGCCGTCATGTGTTGTGCAGCCCAGGTGCGGTGCAAACAGCCAAACGTCATTGGAGAACGATGATGGCGATGAAGATGACGTggacgacgacgaagaagaagacagCGATGAAGATGACGGCTCCGCTGACGAGATGAGGGCGAGGAGCAGCCAGCATGGAGCCACCCTCACTGCCAACTTGTACGACCTCTGGCGGGAACGCCGTATGTGTGACGTGGCGCTGCGAGCGGAGGACGAGGAGGTGCTGGCTCACAAGCTGGCCCTCGCCGCCTTCAGCTCCACCTTCGCTCACCGCTACTGCGAGGTCAAGGGAAGCGACGGCAAGTTGCTGCACATCGACGTGCCGGGCACCACGGCGGCGGGACTGAAGGAGCTTTTACGCTTTGTTTACACGGGAGAAATCCGCATCACATTCGACAACATAGGCCCCGTTCTGGCTGCCGCCTCCTGCCTGTACATTGATGACGTCGTCACTGTCTGCAAACAGGTCAATAAT ATGCTAATGCAACCAGCCGTGGATAATGTGATCTACTTTCACCACCTTGTTGAGAAGTACCACCTCATCGACAACCTCAACTACTTTGACGACTTCATTTGTAAGAATTTTCAGCAAGTGTATCGCACAGGGGGCTGGCCAAATGCGACTTATGGACATGTGCTTGATCTCCTGAGTGACGACAACCTGAATGTGGACCGTGAGCTGGACGTCTTCTACGCTGCTTTGGCTTGGATTGATGGCGACCGTAGCCACAG GTTGTCTTATGCTGCCGACCTGATTGGCTGCGTGCGTTTTGCTTACATCACGCCGGAGGAAATCGCCAAACATGTGGAAACAAAGCAGTTTCTTTTCCAAGGGGACGACGGAAAGGAGCTGCTACTGTGCATTTACAG ACATCATGCCCTGCAGACGTGTGCGTGTAAGGACGGGAAACATGTTAAGACACTGCCTCGGCGGAAATATCGGCTAGTGTCACACGTTGCCAAGTTG GCGGCATCTCCGCCAGAAACGCCGACACAACGTCGGCATTCTCATAGTCTGCCTCTAGTACCGTCTCGTTCTGAGGTCATTCTGGCTGCTGGCGGCGTCAACCCTTTCCAGCCCGAGATGGAGGTACAAGCGCGGCTGGTGGAGCAGTACAACCCACGTAACAACCACTGGACCACGCTGACAAAATTGCCGGACGGGAGACATCATCACAGCATGGTGGTCCTCGGCGGCTGCCTCTACGTCATAG GAGGTTCTGTGCTGGACGAGCTTAACCCTGGACATTTGTGTAACCCCACAGGAAGCTGCTACCGCTACCAGTACGGCAATGACCAGTGGAGTGCCATAGCCCCTCTGCTCACGGCCCGCATGTACCATGCCACTGCTGTCCTCGGTGACCGCATCTTTGCTATAGCTGGCCAGACTCACCATTCCAG GCGTCTGTCATCAGTGGAGTTTTACCGGGCCGACTTGGACGAGTGGGAGGCGGGGCCGGATCTAGAAGAGGCCCGTATCGGCGTGGCGGTCGCAGCCTACATGGGGATGCTGTTTGCTGCTGGTGGCTTCCTGGAGACAGACAACGAACAGCTGGTGCGAGATACCGTGGAGGTGTACGACAACAAGACACGCCG GTGGACGAGGCGAAATCCTCTTCCCAGACCACGTTGCCATGCCGGCCTGGTCGTTTGCATCGGGAAACTGTACCTGATCGGGGGCTCCACCTTCCCTGGCGACAGTCCTAACGTTCTCAGTCTGGCCTCCGTCCTGAGATACGACGAAGTTAATGACAG GTGGGAGAAAATCCAGACACTGCGCATGCCGCGTCACGACATGGGGGTCGCTGTGCTGG GCACCCGTATCTTTGTGGTGGGAGGAGTGTCTTCGACCGACAGCAAGGTGTTGAGTGACGTGGAGTGTCTGGACGTAGAGGGCAATTTCTGGTTGAAGGACATTGAGGCTCTCGGCAACCCGGCCTTGGGACTGTCGTGCGTGACAGTTCCTGGCGACGAGTAA
- the LOC112572352 gene encoding kelch-like protein 2 isoform X3 gives MPCVHCQGGRSSYRADKPRRRRSESTPERLLLSLHCGHNVSGRCDSNRSGHQRRFTEACDQSWSARPAPSCSCQTMACNKSWKHTAVREGSLCKTAASTVSGRLPEGEELCCSHCRSGQRICHKQGDEGQCGAKPQSLCECGDSFAGSVANKAILFEESSKQNHESCDKDKGEAMQAMTSEALPKQNKGVATNTSSSKQDQSENNAKNATFEDRAVKNSEECSHCRDEMSVGWKNRNENRRQMSCPCENFDSLVANAEEPKSTSHRHCRMIAYVTRLSKEHDHFSTDGGIRTQTRGKSRKMNPAPSCVVQPRCGANSQTSLENDDGDEDDVDDDEEEDSDEDDGSADEMRARSSQHGATLTANLYDLWRERRMCDVALRAEDEEVLAHKLALAAFSSTFAHRYCEVKGSDGKLLHIDVPGTTAAGLKELLRFVYTGEIRITFDNIGPVLAAASCLYIDDVVTVCKQVNNMLMQPAVDNVIYFHHLVEKYHLIDNLNYFDDFICKNFQQVYRTGGWPNATYGHVLDLLSDDNLNVDRELDVFYAALAWIDGDRSHRLSYAADLIGCVRFAYITPEEIAKHVETKQFLFQGDDGKELLLCIYRHHALQTCACKDGKHVKTLPRRKYRLVSHVAKLAASPPETPTQRRHSHSLPLVPSRSEVILAAGGVNPFQPEMEVQARLVEQYNPRNNHWTTLTKLPDGRHHHSMVVLGGCLYVIGSCYRYQYGNDQWSAIAPLLTARMYHATAVLGDRIFAIAGQTHHSRRLSSVEFYRADLDEWEAGPDLEEARIGVAVAAYMGMLFAAGGFLETDNEQLVRDTVEVYDNKTRRWTRRNPLPRPRCHAGLVVCIGKLYLIGGSTFPGDSPNVLSLASVLRYDEVNDRWEKIQTLRMPRHDMGVAVLGTRIFVVGGVSSTDSKVLSDVECLDVEGNFWLKDIEALGNPALGLSCVTVPGDE, from the exons ATGCCCTGCGTCCATTGCCAGGGCGGAAGGAGCAGTTACCGCGCGGACAAACCTCGACGACGACGGTCAGAATCTACTCCCGAGAGATTGCTACTGAGCCTGCACTGCGGTCACAATGTCTCAGGGAGATGCGACAGTAACAGAAGCGGTCACCAGCGGCGGTTCACCGAGGCTTGTGATCAAAGCTGGTCAGCTCGGCCTGCTCCATCGTGCAGCTGCCAGACAATGGCGTGCAACAAGTCATGGAAGCACACGGCAGTTCGTGAGGGATCCTTATGCAAGACAGCTGCTTCGACTGTGTCTGGCAGGCTTCCTGAAGGCGAAGAGCTGTGCTGCAGCCATTGCAGGAGCGGGCAGAGGATTTGTCACAAGCAGGGAGACGAGGGGCAGTGCGGTGCCAAGCCCCAGTCCTTGTGCGAATGCGGTGACAGTTTTGCTGGATCAGTCGCCAACAAAGCTATTCTTTTTGAGGAAAGTTCAAAGCAAAACCATGAAAGTTGCGATAAAGACAAAGGCGAGGCCATGCAGGCAATGACTTCTGAAGCACTCCCAAAACAGAACAAAGGGGTTGCGACAAACACTTCCAGCAGCAAACAAGATCAGTCTGAGAACAACGCCAAGAACGCGACTTTTGAAGACAGGGCCGTGAAGAATAGCGAAGAATGCAGCCACTGTAGGGATGAAATGTCTGTTGGCTGGAAAAATAGAAACGAAAACCGCCGTCAAATGAGTTGCCCATGCGAGAACTTTGATTCGCTGGTTGCAAATGCTGAAGAGCCGAAGTCAACTTCACATCGACATTGCAGAATGATTGCCTACGTCACCAGATTGAGCAAGGAACACGACCATTTTAGCACGGACGGCGGCATCCGCACTCAGACCAGAGGAAAATCGCGGAAGATGAACCCGGCGCCGTCATGTGTTGTGCAGCCCAGGTGCGGTGCAAACAGCCAAACGTCATTGGAGAACGATGATGGCGATGAAGATGACGTggacgacgacgaagaagaagacagCGATGAAGATGACGGCTCCGCTGACGAGATGAGGGCGAGGAGCAGCCAGCATGGAGCCACCCTCACTGCCAACTTGTACGACCTCTGGCGGGAACGCCGTATGTGTGACGTGGCGCTGCGAGCGGAGGACGAGGAGGTGCTGGCTCACAAGCTGGCCCTCGCCGCCTTCAGCTCCACCTTCGCTCACCGCTACTGCGAGGTCAAGGGAAGCGACGGCAAGTTGCTGCACATCGACGTGCCGGGCACCACGGCGGCGGGACTGAAGGAGCTTTTACGCTTTGTTTACACGGGAGAAATCCGCATCACATTCGACAACATAGGCCCCGTTCTGGCTGCCGCCTCCTGCCTGTACATTGATGACGTCGTCACTGTCTGCAAACAGGTCAATAAT ATGCTAATGCAACCAGCCGTGGATAATGTGATCTACTTTCACCACCTTGTTGAGAAGTACCACCTCATCGACAACCTCAACTACTTTGACGACTTCATTTGTAAGAATTTTCAGCAAGTGTATCGCACAGGGGGCTGGCCAAATGCGACTTATGGACATGTGCTTGATCTCCTGAGTGACGACAACCTGAATGTGGACCGTGAGCTGGACGTCTTCTACGCTGCTTTGGCTTGGATTGATGGCGACCGTAGCCACAG GTTGTCTTATGCTGCCGACCTGATTGGCTGCGTGCGTTTTGCTTACATCACGCCGGAGGAAATCGCCAAACATGTGGAAACAAAGCAGTTTCTTTTCCAAGGGGACGACGGAAAGGAGCTGCTACTGTGCATTTACAG ACATCATGCCCTGCAGACGTGTGCGTGTAAGGACGGGAAACATGTTAAGACACTGCCTCGGCGGAAATATCGGCTAGTGTCACACGTTGCCAAGTTG GCGGCATCTCCGCCAGAAACGCCGACACAACGTCGGCATTCTCATAGTCTGCCTCTAGTACCGTCTCGTTCTGAGGTCATTCTGGCTGCTGGCGGCGTCAACCCTTTCCAGCCCGAGATGGAGGTACAAGCGCGGCTGGTGGAGCAGTACAACCCACGTAACAACCACTGGACCACGCTGACAAAATTGCCGGACGGGAGACATCATCACAGCATGGTGGTCCTCGGCGGCTGCCTCTACGTCATAG GAAGCTGCTACCGCTACCAGTACGGCAATGACCAGTGGAGTGCCATAGCCCCTCTGCTCACGGCCCGCATGTACCATGCCACTGCTGTCCTCGGTGACCGCATCTTTGCTATAGCTGGCCAGACTCACCATTCCAG GCGTCTGTCATCAGTGGAGTTTTACCGGGCCGACTTGGACGAGTGGGAGGCGGGGCCGGATCTAGAAGAGGCCCGTATCGGCGTGGCGGTCGCAGCCTACATGGGGATGCTGTTTGCTGCTGGTGGCTTCCTGGAGACAGACAACGAACAGCTGGTGCGAGATACCGTGGAGGTGTACGACAACAAGACACGCCG GTGGACGAGGCGAAATCCTCTTCCCAGACCACGTTGCCATGCCGGCCTGGTCGTTTGCATCGGGAAACTGTACCTGATCGGGGGCTCCACCTTCCCTGGCGACAGTCCTAACGTTCTCAGTCTGGCCTCCGTCCTGAGATACGACGAAGTTAATGACAG GTGGGAGAAAATCCAGACACTGCGCATGCCGCGTCACGACATGGGGGTCGCTGTGCTGG GCACCCGTATCTTTGTGGTGGGAGGAGTGTCTTCGACCGACAGCAAGGTGTTGAGTGACGTGGAGTGTCTGGACGTAGAGGGCAATTTCTGGTTGAAGGACATTGAGGCTCTCGGCAACCCGGCCTTGGGACTGTCGTGCGTGACAGTTCCTGGCGACGAGTAA
- the LOC112572352 gene encoding kelch-like protein 2 isoform X2, whose product MPCVHCQGGRSSYRADKPRRRRSESTPERLLLSLHCGHNVSGRCDSNRSGHQRRFTEACDQSWSARPAPSCSCQTMACNKSWKHTAVREGSLCKTAASTVSGRLPEGEELCCSHCRSGQRICHKQGDEGQCGAKPQSLCECGDSFAGSVANKAILFEESSKQNHESCDKDKGEAMQAMTSEALPKQNKGVATNTSSSKQDQSENNAKNATFEDRAVKNSEECSHCRDEMSVGWKNRNENRRQMSCPCENFDSLVANAEEPKSTSHRHCRMIAYVTRLSKEHDHFSTDGGIRTQTRGKSRKMNPAPSCVVQPRCGANSQTSLENDDGDEDDVDDDEEEDSDEDDGSADEMRARSSQHGATLTANLYDLWRERRMCDVALRAEDEEVLAHKLALAAFSSTFAHRYCEVKGSDGKLLHIDVPGTTAAGLKELLRFVYTGEIRITFDNIGPVLAAASCLYIDDVVTVCKQMLMQPAVDNVIYFHHLVEKYHLIDNLNYFDDFICKNFQQVYRTGGWPNATYGHVLDLLSDDNLNVDRELDVFYAALAWIDGDRSHRLSYAADLIGCVRFAYITPEEIAKHVETKQFLFQGDDGKELLLCIYRHHALQTCACKDGKHVKTLPRRKYRLVSHVAKLAASPPETPTQRRHSHSLPLVPSRSEVILAAGGVNPFQPEMEVQARLVEQYNPRNNHWTTLTKLPDGRHHHSMVVLGGCLYVIGGSVLDELNPGHLCNPTGSCYRYQYGNDQWSAIAPLLTARMYHATAVLGDRIFAIAGQTHHSRRLSSVEFYRADLDEWEAGPDLEEARIGVAVAAYMGMLFAAGGFLETDNEQLVRDTVEVYDNKTRRWTRRNPLPRPRCHAGLVVCIGKLYLIGGSTFPGDSPNVLSLASVLRYDEVNDRWEKIQTLRMPRHDMGVAVLGTRIFVVGGVSSTDSKVLSDVECLDVEGNFWLKDIEALGNPALGLSCVTVPGDE is encoded by the exons ATGCCCTGCGTCCATTGCCAGGGCGGAAGGAGCAGTTACCGCGCGGACAAACCTCGACGACGACGGTCAGAATCTACTCCCGAGAGATTGCTACTGAGCCTGCACTGCGGTCACAATGTCTCAGGGAGATGCGACAGTAACAGAAGCGGTCACCAGCGGCGGTTCACCGAGGCTTGTGATCAAAGCTGGTCAGCTCGGCCTGCTCCATCGTGCAGCTGCCAGACAATGGCGTGCAACAAGTCATGGAAGCACACGGCAGTTCGTGAGGGATCCTTATGCAAGACAGCTGCTTCGACTGTGTCTGGCAGGCTTCCTGAAGGCGAAGAGCTGTGCTGCAGCCATTGCAGGAGCGGGCAGAGGATTTGTCACAAGCAGGGAGACGAGGGGCAGTGCGGTGCCAAGCCCCAGTCCTTGTGCGAATGCGGTGACAGTTTTGCTGGATCAGTCGCCAACAAAGCTATTCTTTTTGAGGAAAGTTCAAAGCAAAACCATGAAAGTTGCGATAAAGACAAAGGCGAGGCCATGCAGGCAATGACTTCTGAAGCACTCCCAAAACAGAACAAAGGGGTTGCGACAAACACTTCCAGCAGCAAACAAGATCAGTCTGAGAACAACGCCAAGAACGCGACTTTTGAAGACAGGGCCGTGAAGAATAGCGAAGAATGCAGCCACTGTAGGGATGAAATGTCTGTTGGCTGGAAAAATAGAAACGAAAACCGCCGTCAAATGAGTTGCCCATGCGAGAACTTTGATTCGCTGGTTGCAAATGCTGAAGAGCCGAAGTCAACTTCACATCGACATTGCAGAATGATTGCCTACGTCACCAGATTGAGCAAGGAACACGACCATTTTAGCACGGACGGCGGCATCCGCACTCAGACCAGAGGAAAATCGCGGAAGATGAACCCGGCGCCGTCATGTGTTGTGCAGCCCAGGTGCGGTGCAAACAGCCAAACGTCATTGGAGAACGATGATGGCGATGAAGATGACGTggacgacgacgaagaagaagacagCGATGAAGATGACGGCTCCGCTGACGAGATGAGGGCGAGGAGCAGCCAGCATGGAGCCACCCTCACTGCCAACTTGTACGACCTCTGGCGGGAACGCCGTATGTGTGACGTGGCGCTGCGAGCGGAGGACGAGGAGGTGCTGGCTCACAAGCTGGCCCTCGCCGCCTTCAGCTCCACCTTCGCTCACCGCTACTGCGAGGTCAAGGGAAGCGACGGCAAGTTGCTGCACATCGACGTGCCGGGCACCACGGCGGCGGGACTGAAGGAGCTTTTACGCTTTGTTTACACGGGAGAAATCCGCATCACATTCGACAACATAGGCCCCGTTCTGGCTGCCGCCTCCTGCCTGTACATTGATGACGTCGTCACTGTCTGCAAACAG ATGCTAATGCAACCAGCCGTGGATAATGTGATCTACTTTCACCACCTTGTTGAGAAGTACCACCTCATCGACAACCTCAACTACTTTGACGACTTCATTTGTAAGAATTTTCAGCAAGTGTATCGCACAGGGGGCTGGCCAAATGCGACTTATGGACATGTGCTTGATCTCCTGAGTGACGACAACCTGAATGTGGACCGTGAGCTGGACGTCTTCTACGCTGCTTTGGCTTGGATTGATGGCGACCGTAGCCACAG GTTGTCTTATGCTGCCGACCTGATTGGCTGCGTGCGTTTTGCTTACATCACGCCGGAGGAAATCGCCAAACATGTGGAAACAAAGCAGTTTCTTTTCCAAGGGGACGACGGAAAGGAGCTGCTACTGTGCATTTACAG ACATCATGCCCTGCAGACGTGTGCGTGTAAGGACGGGAAACATGTTAAGACACTGCCTCGGCGGAAATATCGGCTAGTGTCACACGTTGCCAAGTTG GCGGCATCTCCGCCAGAAACGCCGACACAACGTCGGCATTCTCATAGTCTGCCTCTAGTACCGTCTCGTTCTGAGGTCATTCTGGCTGCTGGCGGCGTCAACCCTTTCCAGCCCGAGATGGAGGTACAAGCGCGGCTGGTGGAGCAGTACAACCCACGTAACAACCACTGGACCACGCTGACAAAATTGCCGGACGGGAGACATCATCACAGCATGGTGGTCCTCGGCGGCTGCCTCTACGTCATAG GAGGTTCTGTGCTGGACGAGCTTAACCCTGGACATTTGTGTAACCCCACAGGAAGCTGCTACCGCTACCAGTACGGCAATGACCAGTGGAGTGCCATAGCCCCTCTGCTCACGGCCCGCATGTACCATGCCACTGCTGTCCTCGGTGACCGCATCTTTGCTATAGCTGGCCAGACTCACCATTCCAG GCGTCTGTCATCAGTGGAGTTTTACCGGGCCGACTTGGACGAGTGGGAGGCGGGGCCGGATCTAGAAGAGGCCCGTATCGGCGTGGCGGTCGCAGCCTACATGGGGATGCTGTTTGCTGCTGGTGGCTTCCTGGAGACAGACAACGAACAGCTGGTGCGAGATACCGTGGAGGTGTACGACAACAAGACACGCCG GTGGACGAGGCGAAATCCTCTTCCCAGACCACGTTGCCATGCCGGCCTGGTCGTTTGCATCGGGAAACTGTACCTGATCGGGGGCTCCACCTTCCCTGGCGACAGTCCTAACGTTCTCAGTCTGGCCTCCGTCCTGAGATACGACGAAGTTAATGACAG GTGGGAGAAAATCCAGACACTGCGCATGCCGCGTCACGACATGGGGGTCGCTGTGCTGG GCACCCGTATCTTTGTGGTGGGAGGAGTGTCTTCGACCGACAGCAAGGTGTTGAGTGACGTGGAGTGTCTGGACGTAGAGGGCAATTTCTGGTTGAAGGACATTGAGGCTCTCGGCAACCCGGCCTTGGGACTGTCGTGCGTGACAGTTCCTGGCGACGAGTAA
- the LOC112571799 gene encoding uncharacterized protein LOC112571799, whose protein sequence is MPVYKVWNVSRTSKKSVAAFTFDELVKKSGEKLGFPLVAEVVLEEDGTTIDETEVMLEFSGKTLIILQPGERWYPNNLQHMKVEPKDTSCSVSAADCIVPFAPAAVTAVPACIANTNSAPTSASTDYIIDCWYPSSFMKMEPEDKTYSATNAVTSALATSDSVLTNSPSLAVINSISDPGLAANCFTPSDALHLSSLRCKTSSSTTVPKYQERTIETLKNCSLPTFSAYVEENLTGVHPRPEIVWTRMISEAAHYYAARLKLETLRTAEQYRQIGMAMCKKYPAIALVGGTTPWFSFTKSFSQKIRHMRMELKNKSQGATQCMPRTAAASPSKRARSCSGPVAAMKRKPIFAAQDEEEHCKELLQEWQQSEKNTDHLKLLMRNTKKHRYQLIHSSSITEVLKHYPCLHDTAFIFHEFCEIFGEQAVADMTTRMSAFVKAAMTLAGIEESAASQVPSHCITMVMFLEKKTMWHQGRKSGGRQSILIVKNDISGDEIGDHLFTSAGDAPRLVCFYDEGQDLIEKLFVTADGVNFQLDPRSGIPTGLFYLMQFYYVFDLTYPRHYSMLLALLQTLVIGVKYKAQTSMGYRLLASQIMKKLE, encoded by the exons ATGCCTGTCTACAAAGTGTGGAATGTCTCTCGCACCTCAAAGAAGTCTGTTGCAGCCTTTACCTTTGATGAACTTGTCAAGAAAA GTGGAGAAAAGCTGGGTTTCCCACTAGTGGCAGAAGTGGTACTAGAGGAAGATGGAACCACCATAGATGAAACAGAGGTGATGTTAGAATTCAGTGGAAAAACACTTATTATACTTCAGCCAGGAGAGAGGTGGTACCCCAACAACCTACAGCATATGAAAGTGGAACCTAAAGACACTTCTTGTTCAGTCTCTGCAGCTGATTGTATTGTCCCTTTTGCACCTGCTGCTGTTACTGCTGTCCCTGCTTGCATTGCCAACACAAATTCTGCACCTACCTCTGCTTCTACTGATTATATTATCGACTGTTGGTACCCAAGCAGCTTTATGAAAATGGAGCCAGAGGATAAGACCTACTCAGCAACAAATGCTGTCACTTCCGCTTTAGCTACTTCTGATAGTGTTCTTACAAATTCTCCATCCCTTGCTGTCATTAATTCTATTTCTGATCCAGGCCTTGCAGCCAATTGTTTTACACCATCTGATGCCCTGCATTTATCTTCCCTTCGATGCAAGACTAGTTCTTCAACAACTGTTCCCAAGT ATCAAGAAAGGACCATAGAGACACTAAAGAATTGTTCCCTACCAACCTTTAGTGCATATGTAGAAGAAAACCTGACTGGCGTACATCCCAGACCAGAAATTGTGTGGACTCGCATGATAAGTGAAGCAGCACATTACTATGCTGCAAGGCTGAAGCTAGAGACTTTACGTACTGCTGAGCAGTACAGGCAGATAGGCATGGCAATGTGTAAAAAGTATCCTGCCATTGCTCTGGTGGGTGGAACCACTCCATGG TTTAGCTTCACAAAATCATTTTCCCAAAAGATTAGACACATGAGGATGGAACTGAAGAATAAAAGTCAAGGTGCTACTCAGTGCATGCCTAGAACAGCTGCAGCCTCTCCATCAAAACGTGCCAGGTCATGCTCAGGACCAGTGGCGGCTATGAAACGTAAGCCGATTTTCGCAGCGCAGGATGAAGAGGAGCATTGCAAGGAGCTTCTTCAAGAATGGCAACAAAGTGAAAAGAATACTGATCACCTGAAACTCCTGATGAGAAATACCAAAAAGCATCGTTACCAACTAATACACAGTTCTTCAATTACAGAGGTGTTGAAGCACTATCCATGCCTCCATGACACAGCTTTT aTATTTCATGAATTCTGCGAAATATTTGGAGAGCAAGCAGTTGCTGACATGACAACTAGAATGTCAGCTTTTGTAAAGGCAGCAATGACATTAGCTGGCATTGAAGAGTCTGCAGCTTCACAG GTTCCCAGCCATTGCATAACAATGGTCATGTTCctagagaaaaaaacaatgtggCATCAGGGGCGAAAGTCCGGAGGCAGGCAATCCATACTGATTGTAAAAAAC GATATTTCAGGTGATGAGATTGGAGATCACTTGTTCACATCTGCAGGTGATGCACCTCGTCttgtatgtttttatgatgAAGGACAGGACCTCATAGAAAAACTGTTTGTGACAGCAGATGGTGTCAATTTTCAACTAGATCCAAGGTCTGGAATACCTACAGGGTTGTTCTACCTAATGCAGTTTTACTATGTGTTTGACTTAACCTATCCAAGGCACTACAGCATGCTGCTAGCCTTGCTGCAAACTTTAGTTATAGGTGTTAAATACAAAGCACAAACGTCAATGGGATACCGCCTACTGGCTTCCCAGATTATGAAAAAGTTGGAGTGA